One segment of Meriones unguiculatus strain TT.TT164.6M chromosome 3, Bangor_MerUng_6.1, whole genome shotgun sequence DNA contains the following:
- the Apbb2 gene encoding amyloid beta precursor protein binding family B member 2 isoform X9 encodes MAERKNAKALACSSLQERTNVSLDVPLQVDFPTPKTELVQKFHVQYLGVLPVDRPVGMDTLNSAIESLITSSSKEDWPSVNMSVADATVTVISEKSEEEILVECRVRFLSFMGVGKDVHTFAFIMDTGNQRFECHVFWCEPNAANVSEAVQAACMLRYQKCLVARPPSQKARPPPPPADSVTRRVTTNVKRGVLSLIDTLKQKRPVTETP; translated from the exons ATGGCTGAACGGAAAAATGCCAAAGCCCTGGCCTGCAGTTCCTTACAGGAGAGGACCAACGTCAGTCTTGACGTCCCTTTGCAAG TAGATTTCCCAACACCAAAGACGGAGCTGGTACAGAAGTTCCATGTGCAGTACCTGGGCGTGCTACCTGTGGACAGACCTGTCG GCATGGACACCCTGAACAGCGCCATAGAAAGTCTTATAACCTCCTCCAGCAAGGAGGATTGGCCTTCGGTGAACATGAGCGTGGCAGACGCCACGGTAACGGTCATCAGTGAAAAG AGTGAAGAGGAAATCTTGGTGGAGTGCCGAGTGCGGTTTCTGTCCTTCATGGGTGTCGGGAAGGATGTCCATACATTTGCCTTCATCATGGACACCGGGAACCAGCGCTTTGAGTGCCATGTGTTCTGGTGTGAGCCTAATGCCGCCAACGTGTCGGAAGCTGTCCAGGCTGCCTGCATG TTGCGGTATCAGAAGTGCTTGGTAGCCAGGCCGCCCTCACAGAAGGCCCGACCTCCGCCCCCGCCAGCGGACTCCGTGACGAGAAGAGTCACCACTAACGTAAAACGAGGGGTCTTGTCTCTCATTGACACTTTGAAACAGAAACGTCCTGTCACAGAGACGCCCTAG